ccccccctctaaaaaaaaaacccataatgtCACACATACACAGTGACACACACTCTCTCCTCTCACACCCGGCGGCGGGGGTTGCCCTGGGAGACCAGGCAGTGAAAGGGAACAATCCTTTGGGAAAGGCaaaggagggggaggtgggaaaGGGTCTGAGGGCTTAGACACAAGAAGAACCGGAGGTGGCAGGGAAGAGGATTTGGAATTTATTAGGGTCACAAGCACCCCTGCCTCCCATATTCAGCATTCCAGAGCCATACACTGCTGCGCCTTTTGTAGCCTGGGAACTCAGAGTCCTCATCAGCAGGAGGCCGGTTGGAGTGGTGGGGGAGTGAGCAGAGTCCAGGGTCCGTGAGGCAGTTACATGAAAAGACCTCCTGGCAGGGGCAGAAACATTTGGACAGATGCATAGGTGGAGACAAATGGGCTGGGGGCACCCACTGTGGTCCCTCGCCTATGGGAACTTCTGCTCTTCCCTCAGTGGCTCCAGACTCCCTTCATCTGCTTTCTCTTATCATCTGGGTTCCACTTCTctaccctctccctccccacgaTGGCCTCATACCAGTGACTTCCACTGAGGCGCCTGTGATGTATCCACTGTCTTCAGACGCCAAGAATGTGACCGCATCTGCGACATCTATGggaatggtgggggtgggggggagatggAATCCTACTCACTCTCATAGATCCAAAGTGATCACCTCCCACCAGAACCCTtccccaccaacacacacactccAACCACCAATCCTAGTGAAATCCTCTCAGATACCACAAACTTTGGTATTTCTTCATTTGGACCCCCTCCCTAGGGCCTCCTCCTCGTTCAGTGCTCACCCTCAGGATCCCCCAAATGTCCCATCGGAATCATTCCAATCACCTGTAAGAAAATACTCCTAAGTGACTGAAAGTTTCTTTTATGGaattttgttgttggtggttAAGTTTgtgactcttttttcttttgtcttcattccTTGTACACTTATTGAATATCTATTATTCGCCTGGCCCTGTGCCCAGATTCTCTCTGAAGCCCAGAGAGACTGAGTATCTGAATGATTCTGTCCTCTGCCCTCTACCCACAGCCTCCTACCTTGTCCAGCACTTTCTGTGGCACTTTCTGTGTCATGGGTGTTGTAATGAACCCTGGGAGGACAGAGTTACAGCGGATCCCGTGTCTGTGGAAAGGAGATTGGCTGCTGACTCTGGAAAGGACTGAGCACTGACCTGGCCCCCAGACCTCCCACATACCTCAGCAAATCCCTCTGTACCCCCAGGGGTGTCTGACCAACCGTCCAAGCTCCCGAGCTGCAGTCTGGGTCAGGCCAATCACTCCAGCCTTGGATGCTGCATAGTTTGTCTGTCCCACGTTCCCTACCTATAGGTAAGTCAGAGATTTGGGATGAGTCAGGAGTCCCAAGGACGGGTTCTCCTCTCTATGCCCAACTAGCTGACTGACCTCATCCCAGCTCAACCTGACCTTCCCTACGATGCTACTGATGTTGATGATGGACCCACGGCAACCACTGGACACCAGGGCTTGGGCTGCAGCCTGAGTGACTAGAAAGATGCCCTGGTGAGGAAAGAGTAACAAAACAGAAGGGATCAGCTGGGGTGACAGTCTTCTCCCGGCTGGTGGAGCAAGAAGTAACAGATACAGAGGTCGCCACCTTGAGGTTGACAGCTATGACTCTGTCCCAGTCATCCTCAGACATGCGGAGCAGAAACTCATCCCTGGTGAGGCCTGCACAGGAGACGACGACAGATGGCGGGCGAGAAAAGCAGGCCTGTGGAAGGGGGCGGTTACAcaccaaaacccaaaacccaagcCCGGGCAGTGGAGGCCATGCCAGCTCGTTAAAGAGAGCGAGGTCGTGTCGCGTTCACCTGTACTTGTTCCAGCAGGCGCCTGACCGCCCCGGCCTCAGACACGTCAGCCTGGAAGGCGGTGTGGGCCCCGCCGGGCGCCACCTTCTCGCTCCCCTGCCCGCCCAGCAGCCACACCGTCTCGCAAGCCGCCGCCCGGTCCAAGTCGCAAGCGGCCACAGTGGCCCCCTCTTTGGCCAGGCGTACACTGACGGCCCTGCCGATGCCGCTACCCGCGCCTGAAGTGGGAGACAACACGCGGAGGGGGAGAAAGGGACGAGTGGGCAGGGGTCACAGGTC
The Canis aureus isolate CA01 chromosome 7, VMU_Caureus_v.1.0, whole genome shotgun sequence genome window above contains:
- the HSD17B8 gene encoding (3R)-3-hydroxyacyl-CoA dehydrogenase isoform X1; protein product: MASPLRLRSALALVTGAGSGIGRAVSVRLAKEGATVAACDLDRAAACETVWLLGGQGSEKVAPGGAHTAFQADVSEAGAVRRLLEQVQACFSRPPSVVVSCAGLTRDEFLLRMSEDDWDRVIAVNLKGIFLVTQAAAQALVSSGCRGSIINISSIVGKVGNVGQTNYAASKAGVIGLTQTAARELGRLVRHPWGHGIRCNSVLPGFITTPMTQKVPQKVLDKMSQMRSHSWRLKTVDTSQAPQWKSLEVFSCNCLTDPGLCSLPHHSNRPPADEDSEFPGYKRRSSVWLWNAEYGRQGCL
- the HSD17B8 gene encoding (3R)-3-hydroxyacyl-CoA dehydrogenase isoform X2, producing the protein MASPLRLRSALALVTGAGSGIGRAVSVRLAKEGATVAACDLDRAAACETVWLLGGQGSEKVAPGGAHTAFQADVSEAGAVRRLLEQVQACFSRPPSVVVSCAGLTRDEFLLRMSEDDWDRVIAVNLKGIFLVTQAAAQALVSSGCRGSIINISSIVGKVGNVGQTNYAASKAGVIGLTQTAARELGRHGIRCNSVLPGFITTPMTQKVPQKVLDKMSQMRSHSWRLKTVDTSQAPQWKSLEVFSCNCLTDPGLCSLPHHSNRPPADEDSEFPGYKRRSSVWLWNAEYGRQGCL
- the HSD17B8 gene encoding (3R)-3-hydroxyacyl-CoA dehydrogenase isoform X4, whose translation is MASPLRLRSALALVTGAGSGIGRAVSVRLAKEGATVAACDLDRAAACETVWLLGGQGSEKVAPGGAHTAFQADVSEAGAVRRLLEQVQACFSRPPSVVVSCAGLTRDEFLLRMSEDDWDRVIAVNLKGIFLVTQAAAQALVSSGCRGSIINISSIVGKVGNVGQTNYAASKAGVIGLTQTAARELGRHGIRCNSVLPGFITTPMTQKVPQKVLDKVIGMIPMGHLGDPEDVADAVTFLASEDSGYITGASVEVTGGLFM
- the HSD17B8 gene encoding (3R)-3-hydroxyacyl-CoA dehydrogenase isoform X3 translates to MASPLRLRSALALVTGAGSGIGRAVSVRLAKEGATVAACDLDRAAACETVWLLGGQGSEKVAPGGAHTAFQADVSEAGAVRRLLEQVQACFSRPPSVVVSCAGLTRDEFLLRMSEDDWDRVIAVNLKGIFLVTQAAAQALVSSGCRGSIINISSIVGKVGNVGQTNYAASKAGVIGLTQTAARELGRLVRHPWGHGIRCNSVLPGFITTPMTQKVPQKVLDKVIGMIPMGHLGDPEDVADAVTFLASEDSGYITGASVEVTGGLFM